The sequence CCGCTGCCCTGGCCCCCTGGCGTAGCCCCCTGGCCCGCGCCCTGCACCGCAACCGCAGCCGCCCCGACAGTCGCTACTTTCAGCTTGCCACCGTTACCGCAGCAGGCCGTCCCACCAACCGCACCGTGGTCTTTCGGGGCTGGCTGCCCGATCGCAACACCCTGACCCTGGTCACCGATCAGCGCAGCGCCAAGGTGGCCGATATTGTGGCTCACCCCTGGGCCGAGGCCTGCTGGTATTTCACCTCCACCCGCGAGCAGTTTCGCCTGGCTGGCCCTATTCAGGTAGTGGGTGCCGCCGATGCGAATGCCGATCTCATGGGCGATCGGCAAAGGGCGTGGGACTCTCTCTCTGACAACGCCCGCCAGCAGTTTTATTGGCCCCATCCCGCCCAGCCCCGCGAGCCCGAGGCCGACTTTGCGCCCCGCGACGCTGGTGAGACTCCCCCCGCTGAGTTTTGCCTGGTGCTGCTCACACCCGAGCGCGTTGACCATCTCGAACTGCGTGGCGACCCCCAAACCCGCACGATTTATACTCGTCACCCGGTTGAGACTTGGCAGGTAGACGCTGTGAACCCTTGATAGTTAATGTCTCTGCTATAGCTAGCTGGCAGCACTACCCTACTACCACCCCTGAAGGGAGGCCTCTCCGCAATTTGGCTTAGCTTCCAGGGGTAATGATAGCTTTTTTATACTTGGGGAATACTGAAAGCACAGTTCTGTTTAGCAGAGCAGGCGACTGGGCTGCTGGGCTGTATTCCGGTTGTACAGGCTGAATGGCAACAATGCCTTCAGGCGGTCAGCGGATTTTTATCTCCATTGATTACCTTTAGGAGTTTGAGATGATTAAACCAAAAGCCCTGGGAATGGCAGCGTCGTTGGGTCTAGGCTTGGTGCTTGGAGTGGGAATGCTGGTTCCTAAAGCATCCGTGGCTCAAACCGTGACCATGGACGATGCGATGATTGAGCGCTGTGACGCAGAAGGTATTTCGCCGGAAGCCTGTGCCTGCTGGTTTGTGGCTATTGGAGAAGCTGAAGGATTAGATGAGCTAAGCGAATCAGACGTGGATGAATTGGCCCCTTACTACCAGGAGGAGCTAGCAGCCTGCATAGAAGCCAACGAATAATCGAGGGGTTTTGCGCTTAAAGGTGCGATCGCCGAGGTCGTAACCTAGAGCAAATCACCTCCGCCAATCAACTTTTTGGGGGCAATCAAGACCGAGACATTTCAGGTATGGGTAAGGGCACCGTTGGCACTATCCCTCCAGCGACCCGATTGCTAACGGTAGATCAAAACCCATTCATCATTGCTTGCCCCTGAGGGGATGACCCGATTTGTTCTTTAACCTTTGCCGCGCTCTGTATTTTGATACAGAGCGCGGCTTTTTGGATTTTCTTGGAGGATCCTGCTGGGCTAGCCCCGATTCAGCAGGGCGCACAGCCTAGCTGTCGGCTTTGCAGCTTTCGCCCGGTTAAATCGGGGGTGACCATACAAAATTTGTAGAATCCTTTAGTCTCCTGAAGAGCTATAGAACTGTTGCTGAGCCGGGCCGAGGGCCTGGGGATC is a genomic window of Nodosilinea sp. E11 containing:
- a CDS encoding Npun_F5749 family FMN-dependent PPOX-type flavoprotein, whose amino-acid sequence is MSDSDPSLLKAAALAPWRSPLARALHRNRSRPDSRYFQLATVTAAGRPTNRTVVFRGWLPDRNTLTLVTDQRSAKVADIVAHPWAEACWYFTSTREQFRLAGPIQVVGAADANADLMGDRQRAWDSLSDNARQQFYWPHPAQPREPEADFAPRDAGETPPAEFCLVLLTPERVDHLELRGDPQTRTIYTRHPVETWQVDAVNP